The following are encoded together in the Parabacteroides chongii genome:
- the cybH gene encoding Ni/Fe-hydrogenase, b-type cytochrome subunit encodes MKSRKKRLREVYVWELPVRIYHWVNALCIVILCITGFIIADPPAILNASEAYFSYWFGVVRFIHFVAAFVFFFNFVFRLYWGFVGNRFARWNNFIPLKKSQWQEVWEVIKVDILMIKNKPVDSIGHNALASLIYFGTFWAFLLQSITGFGLYAKMSQSVFPQLFAWTIPLMGGDLMARQIHHFLMWFFILFAIVHVYLVFYHDYIEQRGETSSIIGGWKFIEEDIADKEEVTETAETITKIAKKHE; translated from the coding sequence ATGAAAAGTCGTAAGAAACGTCTGAGAGAAGTATACGTATGGGAGCTTCCCGTACGTATTTATCACTGGGTAAATGCATTATGTATCGTTATACTTTGTATTACCGGGTTTATCATTGCCGATCCTCCTGCCATACTGAATGCATCGGAAGCCTATTTCAGTTACTGGTTCGGAGTGGTCCGTTTCATCCATTTTGTAGCGGCTTTCGTTTTCTTCTTCAACTTCGTGTTCCGCCTGTATTGGGGATTTGTGGGAAACCGCTTCGCCCGATGGAACAACTTCATCCCGCTAAAGAAATCGCAATGGCAGGAAGTATGGGAAGTGATCAAGGTCGATATCCTAATGATAAAGAACAAGCCGGTCGACAGTATCGGGCATAATGCACTGGCAAGCCTGATCTATTTCGGCACGTTCTGGGCATTCCTGTTACAAAGTATTACAGGTTTCGGACTGTATGCCAAAATGAGCCAGTCGGTCTTCCCTCAACTGTTTGCCTGGACCATTCCTTTAATGGGCGGCGATTTGATGGCACGCCAGATCCACCATTTCCTGATGTGGTTCTTTATCCTGTTCGCCATTGTCCATGTATATCTGGTATTCTACCACGATTACATCGAGCAACGCGGTGAAACTTCCTCTATCATTGGAGGCTGGAAGTTCATTGAAGAAGACATTGCAGACAAGGAAGAGGTTACAGAGACAGCCGAGACAATCACCAAGATCGCGAAGAAACATGAATAA
- a CDS encoding HypC/HybG/HupF family hydrogenase formation chaperone has protein sequence MCLAVPGKIVSIDRSMPDLAMAKVDFSGITKDICIQWVDATEGDYILAHAGMAISVVNAREAEETLEDLKKLERI, from the coding sequence ATGTGTCTGGCTGTTCCTGGTAAAATAGTAAGTATAGACCGTTCGATGCCTGATCTGGCAATGGCTAAGGTCGATTTCAGCGGTATTACGAAAGACATTTGCATCCAATGGGTGGATGCAACGGAAGGCGATTATATACTCGCCCATGCGGGTATGGCAATATCTGTCGTCAATGCCCGGGAAGCCGAAGAGACGCTGGAGGACCTGAAAAAACTGGAACGCATATGA
- a CDS encoding nickel-dependent hydrogenase large subunit, which yields MSERIVIDPITRIEGHLRVEAAIEGGKIKEAYSSGTMVRGIENIVRNRDPRDAWVFVGRVCGVCTSIHSLCSVRAVEQALDITIPPNAEMVRNIMEAVLYMHDHTVHFYQLHALDWVDIVSALKADPKAAALLAQQLSPWAKNTEGYFRNTQERLKKFVASGQLGIFANGYWGHPAYKLTPEQNLIATVHYLDALEWQKEIVKVHAVFGGKNPHPNFLVGGMPCSIDLNEANAINSERLALVKQKLQEGKDFIDQVYIPDLLMIAEVYKDEWSKIGGGVSNYLSYGDFPLHGYAGIEDYLSPRGIVLDRDLSKVHPVDANSPEEIKEYIYHSWYKYTEGDKAGLHPYDGETNLEYTGPKPPYKHLDVEDKYSWIKTPRWKGQPMEVGPLARLIVAYAAGKEPQKTAVDNVLKQLNLPAEALFSTLGRTAARGIETQLVAGWSLEFFDQLMKNLENGDSRMANPVMWENENWPKKAQGVGLTEAPRGALAHFIVIENNRVKNYQMVVPTTWNASPRDENGNLSPYESALIGTPIHDANQPLEILRTIHSFDPCLACAVHLYDEEGKYVHQMDTF from the coding sequence ATGTCAGAAAGAATCGTCATAGACCCCATCACCCGCATTGAAGGCCATCTACGGGTAGAAGCAGCCATCGAAGGCGGCAAAATAAAAGAGGCATACAGTTCCGGTACAATGGTACGCGGAATAGAAAATATTGTACGCAACCGTGATCCCCGCGATGCCTGGGTATTTGTGGGACGTGTTTGCGGTGTGTGTACTTCCATTCATTCGCTCTGCTCCGTGCGTGCGGTGGAACAGGCGTTGGACATCACCATTCCTCCCAATGCGGAGATGGTGCGCAATATTATGGAAGCAGTACTTTACATGCATGACCATACAGTCCATTTCTACCAGTTGCATGCGCTGGACTGGGTCGATATCGTATCGGCTCTGAAAGCAGACCCGAAAGCAGCAGCCCTCCTCGCCCAGCAACTATCGCCGTGGGCCAAAAATACGGAAGGATATTTCAGAAATACACAGGAACGCCTGAAGAAATTCGTTGCCAGCGGACAGCTCGGTATCTTCGCCAACGGATATTGGGGTCATCCTGCCTATAAACTGACACCGGAACAGAACCTGATTGCAACCGTCCATTATCTGGATGCGCTGGAATGGCAAAAGGAGATTGTCAAAGTACATGCCGTATTCGGTGGTAAGAATCCGCATCCGAACTTCCTGGTAGGCGGTATGCCGTGCAGCATCGACCTCAACGAGGCAAATGCGATCAATTCCGAACGCCTGGCGCTGGTTAAGCAAAAGCTCCAGGAAGGAAAAGACTTTATCGACCAGGTATATATCCCGGATTTGCTGATGATCGCCGAAGTCTATAAAGACGAATGGAGCAAGATCGGCGGCGGCGTAAGCAACTATCTGTCATACGGCGATTTCCCCTTGCATGGGTATGCCGGTATCGAAGATTATCTGAGTCCGCGCGGTATCGTGCTCGACCGTGACCTGAGCAAAGTCCATCCGGTAGATGCCAATTCTCCGGAAGAAATCAAAGAATATATCTACCACTCCTGGTACAAATATACCGAAGGTGACAAAGCCGGCCTGCATCCGTACGACGGAGAGACAAACCTGGAATATACCGGTCCGAAGCCTCCTTATAAACATTTGGACGTAGAAGATAAATATAGCTGGATCAAAACGCCGCGCTGGAAAGGCCAGCCGATGGAAGTAGGTCCGCTTGCCCGCCTGATCGTGGCATACGCTGCAGGCAAAGAACCTCAGAAAACAGCAGTCGATAATGTATTGAAGCAACTGAACCTCCCGGCTGAAGCCCTGTTTTCCACTCTGGGACGCACGGCTGCCCGCGGAATCGAGACACAACTGGTTGCCGGCTGGTCGCTCGAATTTTTCGACCAGTTGATGAAGAACCTGGAGAACGGAGATTCCCGTATGGCGAATCCGGTCATGTGGGAAAACGAAAACTGGCCGAAGAAAGCGCAAGGCGTAGGACTGACAGAAGCTCCGCGCGGTGCACTGGCTCATTTTATCGTTATCGAAAACAACCGGGTAAAGAATTATCAGATGGTTGTTCCCACCACCTGGAACGCTTCGCCGAGAGACGAGAACGGAAACTTATCTCCTTACGAATCAGCCCTGATCGGTACACCGATCCACGATGCCAATCAGCCGCTTGAAATCCTCCGGACGATCCATTCCTTCGACCCGTGCCTGGCTTGTGCCGTGCATCTGTATGACGAGGAAGGGAAGTATGTGCACCAAATGGATACGTTTTAA
- the hypE gene encoding hydrogenase expression/formation protein HypE: protein MKNEDFSCPVPFTDTDCVLMAHGGGGRMTHQLISTVFYPAFRNPLLEQDHDGCVFPVQEGRMACSTDSFVVDPIFFPGGDIGDLAVNGTVNDLACCGARPLYLTAGFILEEGLPLADLQRIVRSMRKAADKAGVQIVAGDTKVVERGKCDKLFINTSGIGVVPEGIRIAPDRVQPGDVVICSGSIGVHGITILSARESLGFETNLKSDTVSLNNMLAELLKNIEEVHVLRDPTRGGVSGTLNEIANTAQVEIVLDEVSLPIPDAVKGASEILGLDPLYIANEGLVLVILPENRAQEALAVMKNFPEGKDATIIGRITGKDHAIVKMKTLYGNYRIVDMLSGEQLPRIC, encoded by the coding sequence ATGAAGAACGAAGATTTTAGCTGTCCGGTTCCTTTTACCGATACCGATTGTGTGCTGATGGCTCACGGCGGCGGCGGAAGAATGACACATCAGCTGATAAGCACTGTTTTTTATCCCGCATTCCGCAATCCGTTGCTGGAACAGGATCATGACGGTTGTGTTTTCCCCGTACAGGAAGGACGCATGGCCTGTTCGACCGACTCGTTCGTTGTCGATCCGATATTCTTTCCCGGCGGCGATATAGGCGACCTGGCGGTGAACGGCACAGTAAACGACCTGGCCTGTTGCGGTGCCCGGCCTCTTTATCTGACAGCCGGATTCATACTGGAAGAAGGTCTGCCTCTTGCCGACCTGCAACGTATCGTCCGCTCCATGCGTAAAGCCGCCGACAAAGCCGGTGTGCAGATCGTTGCCGGCGATACCAAAGTGGTGGAACGCGGCAAATGTGACAAACTATTCATCAATACCAGCGGTATCGGAGTGGTACCGGAAGGTATCCGTATCGCTCCCGATCGCGTGCAGCCCGGAGATGTGGTAATCTGTAGCGGTTCGATCGGAGTACACGGCATCACGATCCTTTCTGCCCGCGAAAGTCTCGGTTTTGAAACAAATCTGAAAAGTGATACAGTTTCGTTAAACAATATGCTCGCTGAGTTGTTAAAAAATATAGAGGAAGTTCATGTGCTTCGCGATCCGACACGCGGTGGAGTAAGCGGAACACTGAACGAGATAGCAAATACAGCCCAGGTTGAAATCGTTTTAGATGAAGTATCCCTTCCCATACCCGATGCCGTGAAAGGCGCTTCGGAAATATTGGGACTCGATCCGCTTTATATCGCCAACGAGGGATTAGTGCTGGTTATCCTGCCGGAAAACCGTGCACAAGAGGCTTTGGCTGTGATGAAAAACTTTCCGGAAGGAAAGGATGCAACGATTATCGGTCGCATAACCGGAAAGGACCATGCAATCGTTAAAATGAAAACACTATATGGCAACTATCGGATCGTCGATATGTTAAGCGGCGAACAGTTACCACGTATCTGCTGA
- a CDS encoding HyaD/HybD family hydrogenase maturation endopeptidase: protein MNKTLILGVGNLLLKDEGVGIHVIRALERETLPAHVTLMDGGTGGLHLISWLTGYDHIIMVDATLDTNPPGTVRLIRPKYASDYPPLMSAHEIGLRDMIETMILTGDLPEVHLIVVSAANLNEVNMELTPEVEASIPKVIKIIRELI from the coding sequence ATGAATAAAACTCTTATATTAGGTGTCGGCAATCTATTGCTGAAAGACGAAGGAGTCGGTATCCACGTGATCCGTGCCCTGGAGAGAGAAACGCTTCCCGCCCATGTCACCCTGATGGATGGCGGGACGGGGGGCTTGCATCTGATCAGCTGGCTGACGGGTTATGACCATATCATCATGGTAGACGCCACCCTCGACACCAATCCGCCGGGAACAGTCCGTCTCATCCGTCCGAAATACGCCAGCGATTATCCTCCCCTAATGAGTGCACACGAAATCGGACTTCGCGACATGATCGAAACGATGATCCTGACGGGTGATCTGCCGGAAGTCCATCTGATCGTCGTCTCGGCAGCCAATCTGAATGAAGTAAATATGGAACTGACCCCGGAAGTGGAAGCTTCCATCCCGAAGGTAATAAAGATCATACGGGAGCTGATATAA
- a CDS encoding hydrogenase small subunit produces the protein MENKRPTVYEECRQKGITRRDFLKFCTTMAALMGLESTGVAQVVNALETKPRLPIIWLHLQECTCCTESFIRAAHPIVATLLLDKVSLDYTETLMAAAGEQAEAAKEETMKKYYGEYLLMIEGSIPTKDEGYCCVGGKSALQITEEAAKGAKAIIAWGNCACAGCVQAANPNPTGAKAIHKVIKGKPIINVQGCPPIADVMAGVLIYMLTFDRMPQLDGLGRPKMFYSRRVHDTCYRRANFDAGLFVESFDDENAKKGYCLYKVGCNGPSTYNSCGIIKWNEGTSYPIQSGHPCLGCSEENFWDNSPFYKRMPDVHGFGIEATADQIGLALGAATAAGIAVHAVATNIRKKELIDNEEPESKSNI, from the coding sequence ATGGAAAATAAAAGACCTACCGTCTACGAGGAATGCCGGCAAAAAGGCATCACCCGAAGGGATTTCCTGAAATTCTGTACCACCATGGCTGCTCTCATGGGACTAGAATCCACGGGCGTGGCCCAGGTTGTCAACGCGCTGGAAACCAAACCGCGCCTACCGATTATCTGGCTCCATCTCCAGGAATGTACCTGTTGTACAGAATCGTTCATCCGCGCTGCACACCCGATCGTGGCAACGCTTCTACTCGATAAGGTATCACTAGACTATACGGAAACGTTAATGGCTGCCGCCGGCGAACAGGCGGAAGCGGCCAAGGAAGAGACGATGAAAAAGTACTATGGTGAATACTTGCTTATGATCGAAGGATCGATCCCGACAAAAGACGAAGGTTATTGCTGTGTAGGCGGCAAAAGTGCCCTGCAGATTACTGAAGAGGCGGCAAAAGGGGCAAAAGCCATTATCGCCTGGGGTAACTGCGCATGTGCCGGTTGTGTACAGGCAGCAAACCCGAATCCTACAGGGGCAAAAGCGATCCATAAAGTAATCAAAGGTAAACCTATTATAAATGTACAGGGCTGCCCTCCTATCGCAGATGTGATGGCGGGTGTCCTCATCTATATGCTGACTTTCGACCGTATGCCGCAACTCGACGGCCTGGGACGTCCGAAGATGTTCTACTCCCGCCGCGTACACGATACCTGTTACCGTCGCGCCAACTTCGATGCCGGCCTTTTCGTGGAAAGCTTCGACGATGAAAATGCGAAGAAAGGATATTGCCTGTACAAAGTAGGATGTAACGGCCCCAGCACTTATAATTCATGCGGTATCATCAAATGGAATGAAGGAACCAGCTACCCGATCCAAAGCGGCCATCCCTGCCTGGGTTGCAGTGAAGAGAATTTTTGGGACAACAGTCCGTTCTACAAACGAATGCCCGATGTTCACGGTTTCGGCATCGAAGCAACGGCAGACCAGATCGGTCTTGCCCTGGGAGCCGCCACAGCTGCCGGTATTGCCGTTCATGCCGTAGCAACCAATATCCGTAAGAAAGAACTGATCGATAACGAAGAACCGGAAAGTAAATCTAACATCTAA
- the glpK gene encoding glycerol kinase GlpK: MNFRHKYVLAIDQGTTTSRAILFNRQGQVITLSQKTFQQYFPKPGWVEHDPNEIWYTQSLAIKEAMAKADVTDDHIACIGIANQRETTIVWDRETGFPVYNAIVWQDRRTADYCEELKAEGYSDFIQQKTGLVIDAYFSATKVKWILDHVKGIRERAERGELCFGTVDSWLVWKLTRGSQFITDVTNASRTMLFNINTLQWDQELLDLFTIPSSMLPEVKSSSEVYCETSTPIFKTGIPVSGMAGDQQAALFGQLCLDKGMMKTTYGTGCFMIVNTGDKPVLSQNNLLTTIAWKLGDQVTYALEGSVFVGGAVIQWLRDGIGLIPNAPVTEQMAKSVSDNGGVYFVPALTGLGAPYWDQYARGAIIGITRGTTAAHLTRAALEGICYQVYDVLIAMENDIQAKPKEIRVDGGAIANNFLMQFQADISRCPVVRPSIIETTALGAAYLAGLAVNYWKDTDELKEQWSLDTIFTAKMKPETALALLTDWHKAVGRTMNWAMDSEI, encoded by the coding sequence ATGAATTTCAGACATAAATATGTATTGGCTATCGATCAGGGAACAACAACATCCCGTGCCATCCTGTTTAATCGTCAGGGACAGGTCATCACTCTCTCGCAGAAAACATTCCAACAATATTTCCCCAAGCCGGGTTGGGTAGAACATGACCCGAACGAGATTTGGTATACGCAATCGCTCGCGATCAAGGAAGCGATGGCAAAAGCCGACGTGACGGATGATCATATTGCCTGTATCGGCATTGCCAACCAACGGGAGACGACAATTGTCTGGGACCGTGAGACGGGCTTCCCTGTTTACAATGCGATTGTGTGGCAGGACCGACGGACGGCTGACTACTGCGAGGAATTGAAAGCGGAGGGTTATTCCGATTTCATCCAGCAAAAGACCGGATTGGTGATCGATGCTTATTTCTCGGCGACAAAGGTCAAATGGATACTGGATCATGTGAAAGGTATCCGTGAACGGGCGGAGCGGGGAGAACTTTGTTTCGGTACGGTCGATTCCTGGCTGGTCTGGAAACTGACGCGGGGTTCGCAGTTCATTACCGATGTCACGAATGCTTCCCGAACTATGTTATTCAATATAAATACCTTGCAATGGGATCAGGAGTTGCTCGATTTGTTCACGATTCCATCTTCCATGTTGCCGGAGGTGAAGAGCAGTAGCGAGGTCTATTGTGAAACCTCTACGCCGATATTTAAGACCGGTATTCCTGTTTCCGGAATGGCAGGCGACCAGCAGGCTGCTTTGTTCGGGCAGTTGTGCCTGGATAAAGGGATGATGAAGACGACTTACGGAACAGGGTGTTTTATGATCGTAAATACAGGCGACAAGCCAGTACTTTCGCAGAATAACCTGTTGACGACGATTGCCTGGAAGTTGGGTGACCAGGTGACTTATGCGCTTGAAGGCAGTGTGTTTGTCGGCGGTGCGGTTATCCAGTGGCTTCGTGACGGTATCGGATTGATTCCGAATGCTCCGGTAACGGAACAGATGGCGAAATCGGTTTCCGACAATGGCGGTGTCTATTTTGTTCCGGCACTGACCGGTTTGGGGGCTCCGTACTGGGACCAGTATGCACGTGGTGCAATCATCGGCATTACCCGTGGTACGACGGCGGCGCATCTGACACGTGCGGCTCTGGAAGGTATTTGTTATCAGGTATATGACGTACTGATCGCGATGGAAAATGATATTCAGGCCAAACCGAAGGAGATCCGTGTGGATGGCGGTGCGATAGCAAATAACTTCCTGATGCAGTTTCAGGCAGACATCAGCCGGTGTCCGGTAGTACGCCCCAGCATCATTGAAACAACGGCTTTGGGGGCTGCTTATCTGGCGGGATTGGCTGTGAACTATTGGAAAGATACGGATGAACTGAAAGAGCAATGGTCGCTCGATACTATATTTACCGCCAAGATGAAACCTGAAACAGCTTTGGCTTTACTTACAGACTGGCATAAGGCGGTCGGACGGACAATGAACTGGGCAATGGATAGCGAAATATAG
- the hypF gene encoding carbamoyltransferase HypF: MGKPSIFVRTVKQGRVKISKLIIRGLVQGVGFRPFIYRIASEMGIEGEVDNRNNGVCIHAVLTPEQQEVFISRIREEHPPVAFIHSIQVSETEQEAGGYTGFTIIPSHSDSEEVTQVAPDIAVCSECLHDRKVQPHRLRYPFINCTHCGPRFSIIRDLPYDRYQTTMSAFAMCPDCRKEYTTVSDRRFHAQPVACNHCGPFYYAIYNNVKIDDYTELLDLSVRLLAEGEVIAAKGIGGYHLICDALNEQAVTRLRMIKQRDSKPFAVMFRDMEQLKRYAAVNPVEADCLLSWRRPIVLLQQKKRLAADINRDMQTLGCMLPYMPLHYDWFEALDTPALVMTSGNLSDYPIAITPAEAEEQLSGKVALLLHHNRDIHNRVDDSVLQVCGGQPCLIRRSRGYVPEPFFADIPVEGILAFGAEKVNTFALGKGDTVLQSQYIGDLKNWETYSFYTESMERFRHLFRFTPSVLVCDMHSDYLSSREAERIALRSGLPLLKVQHHHAHAAACMLEHGLHEKVVAIVLDGTGLGDDGKVWGGEFFLCDRKVYSRLSHFEYVPLPGGDKAALEPWRMAVAYLWHYRGSSACFPEGFTERIGADKIRLLTTMMEKGINTPYTSGAGRLFDAVASLLGLCDVSTHQGEAPVRLEQAAGSEQSTHYPVLIKEEVVSFRPLFEGVLDDLASGVSVCDIAAKFHNTMAFLLLAEAKRHLRQTGATRVIVSGGCFQNKRLTEQLQRLFADEGIPLYVPGRIPCNDGGVAVGQLAIAASRKNSTDYA, translated from the coding sequence ATGGGTAAACCCTCTATATTTGTTCGGACTGTAAAACAAGGAAGGGTGAAGATATCAAAATTGATAATCCGTGGATTGGTGCAAGGGGTTGGCTTTCGTCCGTTTATCTATCGTATAGCCAGTGAAATGGGGATAGAAGGGGAGGTGGATAACCGGAATAACGGTGTTTGCATTCATGCTGTTCTGACACCGGAGCAACAGGAGGTATTTATTTCCCGGATCAGAGAAGAACATCCTCCGGTCGCTTTTATCCATAGCATACAGGTTTCGGAAACGGAGCAGGAAGCCGGCGGATATACCGGTTTCACCATTATTCCCAGCCACTCCGATTCGGAAGAAGTGACGCAGGTGGCGCCTGATATTGCCGTTTGTTCCGAATGCCTTCATGACAGAAAGGTACAACCGCATCGCCTGAGATATCCTTTTATCAATTGTACGCATTGCGGTCCCCGTTTTTCAATCATCCGTGATCTGCCTTACGACCGGTATCAAACGACTATGTCGGCTTTTGCCATGTGTCCGGATTGCCGGAAAGAATATACGACGGTCAGCGACCGGCGTTTTCATGCACAACCTGTGGCCTGTAATCATTGCGGGCCTTTTTATTATGCTATATATAATAATGTAAAGATAGATGACTATACTGAATTGCTGGACCTGTCCGTTCGCTTGCTTGCGGAAGGTGAAGTGATTGCAGCGAAAGGTATCGGCGGCTATCATTTGATATGCGATGCTTTGAATGAACAGGCTGTAACCCGCTTGCGGATGATAAAACAACGTGACAGCAAGCCTTTTGCCGTTATGTTCCGTGATATGGAACAGTTGAAGCGATATGCAGCAGTCAATCCGGTCGAAGCAGATTGCCTGCTTTCCTGGCGGCGTCCGATCGTGTTGCTGCAACAAAAGAAAAGGCTGGCAGCCGATATAAACCGTGATATGCAGACATTGGGTTGTATGCTGCCTTATATGCCGCTGCATTATGACTGGTTTGAAGCCCTGGATACTCCGGCTTTGGTGATGACCAGTGGAAACTTGAGCGATTACCCGATTGCTATAACACCCGCTGAGGCAGAAGAACAGCTGTCCGGTAAAGTCGCCTTGCTGCTCCATCACAACCGGGATATTCATAACCGGGTGGACGACTCGGTTTTACAGGTTTGCGGAGGTCAGCCTTGTCTGATCCGTCGTTCGCGGGGCTATGTGCCGGAACCTTTCTTTGCAGATATACCGGTAGAAGGTATCCTGGCTTTTGGTGCGGAGAAAGTGAATACGTTTGCCCTGGGGAAAGGGGATACGGTTTTGCAAAGCCAGTATATCGGTGATTTGAAGAACTGGGAAACTTACAGTTTCTATACAGAGTCGATGGAACGGTTCCGGCATCTTTTCCGTTTTACTCCCTCTGTGCTTGTATGCGACATGCATTCCGATTATCTGTCTTCCCGGGAGGCAGAACGTATAGCGCTACGTTCCGGATTGCCTTTGCTGAAGGTACAGCATCATCATGCCCACGCTGCCGCCTGTATGCTGGAACATGGTTTGCATGAAAAAGTCGTTGCCATCGTATTGGATGGGACCGGATTAGGGGATGACGGGAAAGTCTGGGGAGGAGAGTTTTTTCTCTGTGACCGAAAAGTGTATAGCCGCCTGTCGCACTTTGAATATGTACCTTTACCCGGCGGCGATAAGGCAGCCTTAGAACCCTGGCGGATGGCTGTAGCTTATTTATGGCATTATCGGGGAAGCTCCGCCTGCTTTCCGGAAGGATTTACTGAACGGATAGGCGCTGATAAAATCCGGCTGCTGACAACCATGATGGAAAAGGGTATTAATACACCTTATACATCCGGTGCGGGCCGGTTGTTTGATGCCGTCGCTTCGCTGCTTGGTCTCTGTGATGTGTCGACGCATCAGGGGGAAGCCCCGGTGCGGTTGGAACAGGCGGCGGGAAGTGAACAATCGACACATTATCCGGTTCTGATAAAAGAAGAGGTTGTTTCTTTCCGTCCTTTATTTGAAGGAGTGCTGGATGATCTGGCTTCCGGAGTCTCTGTCTGTGATATAGCGGCGAAGTTCCATAATACAATGGCTTTTCTTCTGCTGGCGGAAGCTAAACGTCATCTGCGACAAACCGGTGCGACCCGGGTAATCGTTTCCGGCGGTTGTTTTCAAAACAAACGGTTGACGGAACAGTTGCAGCGTTTATTTGCGGATGAGGGCATTCCTTTGTATGTCCCGGGCCGTATACCTTGTAATGATGGGGGAGTTGCCGTTGGCCAGCTGGCGATTGCCGCTTCCCGAAAAAATAGTACTGATTATGCATGA
- the hypD gene encoding hydrogenase formation protein HypD — protein sequence MKYVDEYRDNDQVQALVRAIRKVTTQPWHIMEICGGQTHAIARYRLEEMLPEQVRLLHGPGCPVCVTPVTLIDQALELAKRSDVILASFGDMMRVPGTNEDLLQAKARGADIRMLYSPLDAVRLAETNPGKEVVFFAIGFETTAPVHMMALKEAQRKKLSNFSLLTSLFTVPPAIDAILSDPESKVDGFLTAGHVCAITGNSAYHQLAQKYNTPMVVTGFEPVDLLLGIYRCLLQLENGSYFVENAYRRAVPEEGNPAARTLMDETLEPCDQEWRGIGVIPGSGLQLKKTYANYSSREKFQFLPKETKISSECIAGDIMRGVKQPSDCPFFRKACSPGHPVGAPMVSSEGVCAAYYKYS from the coding sequence ATGAAATATGTCGACGAATATCGGGACAACGATCAGGTGCAGGCGCTCGTCCGCGCCATCCGGAAAGTAACGACCCAACCGTGGCATATTATGGAAATATGCGGCGGACAGACACATGCCATCGCCCGTTATCGTCTGGAAGAAATGTTGCCGGAACAGGTCCGCCTGCTTCATGGTCCCGGTTGCCCGGTCTGCGTCACACCGGTTACTCTGATAGACCAGGCTTTGGAATTAGCCAAACGTTCCGATGTCATACTGGCTTCTTTCGGAGACATGATGCGTGTGCCGGGGACCAACGAAGATTTGTTGCAGGCGAAAGCACGCGGAGCAGACATCCGTATGCTTTATTCTCCACTCGACGCAGTCAGACTGGCGGAGACAAATCCCGGAAAGGAAGTTGTCTTTTTCGCCATAGGTTTTGAAACGACAGCTCCCGTCCACATGATGGCATTGAAGGAAGCACAACGGAAGAAACTATCCAATTTCTCTTTACTGACCTCACTGTTCACCGTCCCGCCCGCCATAGATGCGATCCTTTCCGATCCGGAAAGTAAGGTAGACGGCTTTCTGACAGCCGGTCATGTATGTGCGATCACCGGAAATTCAGCTTACCATCAATTAGCTCAAAAATATAATACACCGATGGTAGTCACCGGTTTTGAGCCGGTCGACCTGCTGCTGGGTATTTATCGTTGCCTGCTACAGCTGGAGAACGGAAGCTATTTTGTAGAAAATGCCTACCGCCGTGCCGTACCGGAAGAAGGGAATCCGGCTGCCCGTACTTTAATGGACGAAACACTTGAACCATGCGATCAGGAATGGCGCGGAATCGGTGTAATTCCCGGCAGCGGTTTACAATTGAAGAAAACATATGCAAACTATTCCTCTCGGGAGAAATTCCAGTTTCTTCCGAAAGAAACTAAAATTTCATCCGAATGTATTGCCGGAGACATCATGAGAGGTGTGAAGCAACCGTCCGACTGTCCTTTCTTCAGAAAGGCTTGTTCGCCGGGACATCCGGTGGGAGCACCGATGGTTTCATCGGAAGGAGTTTGTGCTGCATACTATAAATATAGTTGA